A stretch of Nitrospira sp. DNA encodes these proteins:
- the traL gene encoding type IV conjugative transfer system protein TraL: protein MVKIPRYIDTQPQILWWELDEVIILILAIFAGILTRQLTYFLLGGFVSTYCIMKLKSGKSKGYVFHWFYWLGIPSFQFRGLPPGDRREFLE from the coding sequence ATGGTGAAGATTCCGCGATACATCGATACGCAGCCGCAAATCTTATGGTGGGAGTTGGATGAGGTGATCATCCTTATTCTCGCGATCTTTGCGGGAATCCTCACTCGTCAACTTACCTATTTCTTGCTGGGTGGGTTTGTGTCGACGTACTGCATCATGAAGCTCAAGAGCGGTAAGAGCAAAGGCTATGTCTTTCACTGGTTTTATTGGCTAGGCATCCCGTCGTTCCAGTTCCGGGGGTTGCCACCAGGGGATCGCCGGGAATTTTTGGAGTAG
- a CDS encoding DsbC family protein produces MRTIRMAIMLIGTILLGGGSLASAHPDLIDPQASSARVAVMKSFPGAVIRDWQPAPMPGLYMFTLNNDERIFFVDESGQYLLAQAALFDMKEQKNLTQEFIMGKRRELLAAVPLQDAILYRPSELAPGMRESAPVLVFDDPDCPFCRELHAEVKQLVEAGVPVAVFLHPVERLHKGAIQKSINIWCSDNRQDMLDTALAGKPVPDAGKPCDAPLEHNLQLARQLGGGPTPYIVFPDGRTVAGKKSVAELMAMLGMPPTVAQQLGSVSR; encoded by the coding sequence ATGAGAACAATACGAATGGCGATCATGTTAATTGGAACGATCCTGCTGGGTGGTGGGTCTCTTGCGTCGGCTCATCCTGATCTGATCGATCCGCAAGCGAGTTCAGCTCGAGTCGCGGTTATGAAATCGTTCCCTGGTGCGGTGATTCGTGATTGGCAGCCGGCACCCATGCCGGGGCTCTACATGTTCACTCTGAATAATGATGAACGGATCTTCTTTGTCGATGAGTCCGGCCAATATCTATTAGCCCAGGCTGCGCTGTTTGACATGAAGGAGCAAAAGAACCTGACGCAGGAATTTATCATGGGCAAACGACGGGAATTGCTGGCGGCTGTGCCGCTGCAGGACGCTATTCTCTATCGTCCCTCAGAGTTGGCCCCAGGCATGCGCGAATCGGCCCCAGTGTTGGTGTTTGATGATCCTGACTGCCCGTTTTGTCGAGAGCTGCATGCGGAAGTGAAGCAGCTCGTAGAGGCCGGCGTGCCGGTGGCGGTGTTTCTGCATCCAGTGGAGCGGCTGCATAAGGGCGCGATTCAGAAGTCCATCAACATCTGGTGTTCGGATAATCGCCAGGACATGCTCGATACCGCACTGGCTGGAAAACCGGTGCCGGACGCAGGGAAGCCTTGTGACGCGCCGCTTGAGCATAACTTGCAGCTGGCACGTCAACTTGGTGGTGGACCAACACCCTACATCGTGTTCCCGGATGGGCGCACGGTTGCAGGCAAGAAGTCAGTGGCAGAATTGATGGCGATGTTAGGGATGCCACCGACGGTCGCGCAGCAATTGGGGTCGGTGAGTCGGTAG
- the traV gene encoding type IV conjugative transfer system lipoprotein TraV: protein MTALQRRGIMVMVGVIGLIQTACGHYKSDFACKGYPDSSVCLSTREAYERRHEQLTNMKKNDAGEESAAGNGGSFANRVSAVAGQAEQHLGQPNITAPEVMQVWIAPWRDKNNFLHEASIVYAIVQQSDWTYGRAPKGMDRNGSAGKVFVPRMVPGLVEPPYGQRNNAPRPVLAPAPMPTPAPVVTAPPPSSLPASAQTVGTSQDPSAILRQLQQQLPSMSGPIPAPYGGPVPTDPETEQERLQERMEIQREKMGQ, encoded by the coding sequence ATGACGGCATTACAGCGACGCGGGATCATGGTCATGGTCGGTGTGATCGGGCTGATTCAAACGGCTTGCGGACATTACAAGAGTGACTTCGCGTGTAAAGGCTATCCGGATTCAAGCGTGTGCTTGTCGACTCGTGAAGCCTATGAGCGACGTCATGAGCAGCTCACGAACATGAAAAAGAATGACGCAGGTGAAGAGTCCGCTGCCGGCAATGGGGGATCGTTTGCCAATCGTGTCTCAGCGGTCGCAGGGCAAGCCGAGCAGCATCTTGGCCAACCGAATATCACCGCACCTGAAGTGATGCAGGTCTGGATTGCCCCATGGCGGGATAAGAATAACTTTCTGCATGAAGCCTCGATTGTCTACGCGATTGTCCAACAGTCGGATTGGACGTATGGCCGAGCGCCGAAAGGTATGGATCGCAATGGGTCTGCCGGGAAGGTCTTTGTGCCGCGGATGGTGCCTGGGTTAGTGGAGCCGCCGTATGGACAACGGAACAATGCCCCAAGACCTGTCTTAGCCCCAGCTCCAATGCCGACCCCGGCGCCTGTGGTGACGGCCCCACCGCCATCATCTCTGCCGGCTTCGGCTCAGACGGTCGGGACGAGCCAGGATCCTTCGGCCATACTGCGTCAGTTACAGCAGCAACTCCCGTCGATGTCTGGCCCAATCCCAGCGCCGTATGGCGGACCGGTACCGACCGATCCTGAGACGGAACAAGAAAGGCTCCAAGAACGGATGGAGATACAGCGGGAGAAGATGGGGCAATAG
- a CDS encoding type-F conjugative transfer system secretin TraK, which translates to MTLRLGLSRIGMLAVMMLGLMAGSALATQLVTVSDDSPIPIRISSSQLTLIKLPGAVVQNGLLTVNPAFEIRANGRNVAIDPKNTMAPGDLIVMTDSQSYLFQITPAMIPAEMIVVEDVRLGSSGGKAEIDPVRRADSYPEANVELIRQAAQGTLPRSCTIRDLPKESHPKWLELEVLAVREYRCAQYTVRMYELFNSKMETQSLRQTEFFTGAELSIALDRRVIANGQSAIVYMVTYSEPVKKAVQKVISPDPEMGKGN; encoded by the coding sequence ATGACGTTGCGTTTGGGATTAAGTCGGATCGGTATGCTGGCCGTGATGATGCTGGGGTTGATGGCGGGGTCAGCCTTGGCCACGCAGCTTGTCACGGTGTCAGATGACAGTCCGATCCCTATCCGTATCTCTTCTTCTCAACTGACGCTCATCAAATTACCTGGTGCGGTTGTCCAAAACGGATTGCTGACGGTTAATCCGGCCTTCGAAATTCGTGCGAATGGCCGCAATGTCGCCATTGATCCGAAAAATACCATGGCGCCTGGCGATCTGATCGTGATGACAGATAGCCAGTCGTATTTGTTCCAGATCACGCCGGCCATGATTCCTGCCGAAATGATCGTGGTCGAGGATGTCCGCCTGGGGTCTTCTGGTGGCAAAGCGGAGATTGATCCGGTTCGTCGAGCGGATTCGTATCCAGAAGCCAATGTGGAACTGATTCGGCAAGCGGCGCAGGGGACTCTGCCGCGATCATGTACGATCCGAGATTTACCCAAAGAGTCACATCCGAAGTGGTTGGAGTTGGAAGTGCTGGCGGTACGTGAATATCGGTGCGCGCAGTACACGGTGCGCATGTATGAGTTGTTCAACTCGAAGATGGAGACCCAAAGCCTCAGACAGACGGAATTTTTCACGGGGGCTGAGCTTAGTATTGCGTTGGACCGCCGTGTCATTGCGAATGGACAGAGTGCGATTGTCTATATGGTGACGTATTCAGAGCCAGTCAAGAAGGCAGTCCAGAAGGTGATATCCCCTGACCCTGAAATGGGGAAAGGTAACTAA